TGCTCCTGGCTGGCTTTTCCTGCGGCATGGGACTCACCGGCATGTTCGCCATGGGGCTTGCCCTGATCACCAAGTCCCTGGGCCGGCTGGCCTACTAGGACCTCCTCATGGAGACCCGCGCATGCGATTTCTCGTCCTCCTGGCTGCCCTCACCACCCTCTCCGGTCCCATGGCCCCCACCGAGGCAGCGGCCCCCCGGGGCATCGCCGGGCTCACCCTGGGCCAGACGGTCGGCAGCGTGCCGGACCTTGTGGCCATGGACACCGACCAGCCGATCCGCTTCACCGAATACCTCCACGAGGTGGAGATCCGGGAGCGGCCAGGCTTCAAGACCGGCGTTGTGTGGTACGGCACCTGCGCGGCGCCGGGCGCCATCGTCCGCATCAAGCTCAAGTACGCCGACGCCTCGAAGCCGTATTTCGACCAGCTGCTGAAGCGTTACCAGGAGCGGCTGGGCAAGCCGGACGAGTGGCGGGGCGACCCCTTCGGGGTGGTGGTGGCCTGGAAGTGGTCCTTCGAGGAGCCGGACGGCAGCCGGATCAGCATCGTCTTGCAGCACAACGCCCGGGACGAGGAGCAGAAGATGGGCAACTCCGTGAAGCTCACCGCCACCCACCTCCTGGAAGCGGAGATGGCCTGCCACGACCGCCACCATGCAGCCCCGGTCGAGGACGGCAGGAAAGGCGGCGCGGTCGCCTGGGATGACCTCCTACCCCGGTGACGGGAGCGGCTGGCGGCAGCTGGCCTGGAGTGGGCTCCTCTTCTCGGCCCCCGCAACCTGGGCGCCGGTGGCGGTGGGCCGCCGGCACCTCCTCTTGGCGGACGAGGCGGGGCCGGTCTTCGAGGTCAAGTGGTGGCCCGGCCGCCGGCGCCTGCAGCCGGAGAAGGAGCGGCAGCGGCTTCTGGCCGCATGGCGCCGGGCCAGGCGCCAGGCCGAGCCCTGGCCGTGGCCGCCGGCCTGGCGCGGCCAGGACCGCTGGCAGACCGCCGGCTTCGCCTGGCAGGACGGGACGCGGGCCGGCTGGGGCGGGGTGATCCTCTGCCATAAGACCAGGACCGCTCTCCTGGTGCAGTTTTTGACCCCGGCGGGGCAGCCGGCGCCATCGACCCTGGCGGCTCGCCTTCTCGCCTCGCTCTCGGTGGGCGATCGCGACCGCTCCCTGTGGAGCCTGTACGACATCCGGGCCGAGCTGCCGGCCGGCTGGATCCTGCGGCAGTCCCGGTTCGACGCCGGGGTCTTCCGGCTGCGCCTGGCCGCCGGCCGCCGCCACCTCTTCCTCTGGCGGTGGGGTCTGGCCGCCGAGCGGCTGGCCGCGGCCGGCGGCCTGGCCGCGTTTGCCGGCCAGGAGCTGGGGATTCCTGCTGCGGCCTGGCAGGGGTCGGATGGGGTCCTGGCCTGGCAACGGCCGCCCCGGCCCTGGTGGCAGCGCCTGCTCGACCGCCGTCCGGTACCGGCCCAGGCCCGCCTGTGGCAGCTGCCGGCGGCCGACCGCATCCTGGCGGCGCGCCTGGATGGGCCCGACCTGCCACCCGCCGAATTTCTGTCCTTGTGCCAAGGCTATGGCCTCGTCTGAAGCCGGCGGCCGCCCGCCGCCCGCCGGCCGCATGGCGGCCCTGGCCTGCGTGCCGGTGCGCAGCCTGGCCGTGGCCGAGGAGCGGCTGGCCGGCGGCCTGGTGCGCCTGTCCTACCCGGTGCAGCTCAGGCCCTGGCTGGCCAGGCTGGTCCGGGGCCTGGGGCTGGCCGGTTCCCCCCAGCGCCGGCCCCTGGATCTGGACCGTCTGGGCACCGCGGTCTGGGACCTGGTGGACGGCCACCGCACGGTGGCCGAGGTGGCGGCGGCCTTTGCCCGCCAGCACCGGCTGGAGCCCCGGGAGGCGGAGCTGCCGGTGGCCGCCTTTCTCCGGGAGCTGGGCCGGCGCGGGATCATCGGCCTCGCGGACCGGGGAGGTGAGACGCCCCCGGCGCGCACTTGTCCGCGGTAGTCTCGTGAGGTCGAGCTTGGCAAAGCGAAAGAACCCGGCAGGAGTGGCCCAAGTCACTCGCACCGCCAGCACCT
This sequence is a window from Thermodesulfobacteriota bacterium. Protein-coding genes within it:
- a CDS encoding PqqD family protein → MASSEAGGRPPPAGRMAALACVPVRSLAVAEERLAGGLVRLSYPVQLRPWLARLVRGLGLAGSPQRRPLDLDRLGTAVWDLVDGHRTVAEVAAAFARQHRLEPREAELPVAAFLRELGRRGIIGLADRGGETPPARTCPR